Proteins found in one Emys orbicularis isolate rEmyOrb1 chromosome 23, rEmyOrb1.hap1, whole genome shotgun sequence genomic segment:
- the CSF3R gene encoding granulocyte colony-stimulating factor receptor, producing the protein MQIMATHWNSEMLLGCSTLFLLLLGGARACGWVAVDSPTILLGSTVTASCTIQSNRCGGLDGEEIQITWRLDSESMSGSQHKSLEGAEVSNLTISHFNRTRAKLWCYVVWNGTPQRIGMAEIHAGYPPSKPENLTCMMNLSKNSLTCRWDPGLDGHLPARVTLKSSKSRSQCEVSQEAIPDCIPQGGQNYCTIPRRSLQLYQKMDIWVSVQNALGTAESEHLCIDPMDVAKLDPPVLKSIQSVPFQTDCVSVAWEVAPTSSHIEQQCELRYRTHEDPGWTLVPNIVSPNLKTHHCGFLFGTDYRFQMRCRRVTAMGYWSEWSPGWNFITHEKAPAGKLDVWWTMTPVDSGKRAEVQLLWKALKRNERNGRILGYWVSLNPRRRNVELTAVCNTTERQCRFSVLAGVRRVYLAAYNSAGESAATEVIFLEKKGQPLARIHTSPCDEHSLWVHWEAPRAAATGYILEWHQTSLPGPASRSGSWQVERNRSATKALIRENIEPFQLYNISVYPLYADTVGLPLHTAAYSKEKAPSRAPKFRLKSVSKSHAELSWDPVPIEMQNGFITNYTIFWASTAGDELRAVVNTSFTTFTIRGLLPSTMYKVHIMASTAAGSTNSTTLTLVTPALDGKEIQYLLLFFGFLCVLLVVFIVCFLKNRRVKNQFWPSVPDPANSSLGKWVPADLQQETLQTAGAREPGLVTISDITVLEKGAEKKAPLWGKKDPVPATAGSFPTLPKSYIHPSSSGLPSGSRAPGEGRPGSYVNGAGGVQYAKVVAEGYRGQQQHVPSPLYIRSDSTQPLLSESTPSPKPYENLWFHGAPQAGLHCQSSQEDEAFLEEPLIDFPLLQGLKIEGAEDLHDFQRF; encoded by the exons ATGCAGATCATGGCCACGCACTGGAACTCTGAGATGCTGCTGGGATGCTCCACACTCTTCCTTCTGCTCCTGGGAG gGGCCCGAGCCTGTGGCTGGGTAGCAGTGGACTCACCCACCATTCTCTTGGGATCTACAGTCACGGCCTCTTGCACCATCCAAAGCAACCGCTGCGGTGGCTTGGACGGTGAGGAAATCCAGATCACGTGGAGACTCGACAGCGAGTCCATGTCAGGGAGCCAGCACAAGAGCCTTGAAGGAGCAGAAGTTTCCAATCTCACCATCAGCCATTTCAACCGAACCAGGGCCAAGCTGTGGTGCTATGTGGTGTGGAACGGCACCCCGCAGCGGATAGGCATGGCGGAGATCCACGCAGGCT ATCCACCATCGAAGCCTGAGAATCTAACCTGTATGATGAACCTCAGTAAGAACAGCCTGACGTGCCGCTGGGACCCCGGGCTGGACGGACACCTCCCAGCCAGAGTGACTCTGAAAAGCTCCAA GAGCAGAAGCCAGTGTGAAGTTTCCCAGGAGGCAATCCCAGACTGTATCCCACAAGGCGGCCAGAACTACTGCACCATTCCTCGCAGGTCTCTCCAGCTGTACCAGAAAATGGACATCTGGGTGTCAGTCCAGAATGCCCTGGGCACAGCTGAGTCTGAGCATCTGTGCATCGACCCCATGGATGTAG CCAAACTGGATCCCCCTGTCCTAAAGAGCATCCAGTCAGTCCCTTTCCAGACTGACTGCGTCTCCGTGGCCTGGGAAGTGGCTCCCACCAGCTCCCACATAGAGCAGCAGTGTGAGCTCCGCTACAGGACCCATGAGGACCCTGGATGGACTCTG GTCCCCAACATTGTCAGCCCCAACCTGAAGACCCATCACTGCGGCTTCCTGTTTGGGACGGATTATCGCTTCCAGATGCGCTGCAGGCGGGTCACAGCGATGGGCTACTGGAGCGAGTGGAGCCCAGGGTGGAATTTCATCACCCACGAGAAAG CTCCTGCAGGGAAGCTGGACGTGTGGTGGACGATGACGCCCGTGGACTCTGGGAAGAGAGCGGAGGTTCAGCTGCTGTGGAAG GCTCTGAAGCGGAACGAGAGGAATGGCAGGATCCTGGGGTACTGGGTCTCCCTGAATCCTAGACGGAGAAATGTGGAGCTCACAGCTGTCTGCAACACGACAGAGAGGCAGTGCCGTTTCTCTGTGCTGGCTGGGGTCAGGAGAGTTTATCTCGCAGCCTATAACTCAGCAGGCGAGTCTGCAGCAACAGAAGTTATCTTCCTTGAGAAGAAAG GTCAGCCCCTGGCCAGGATCCACACTTCCCCCTGTGATGAGCACAGCCTCTGGGTGCACTGGGAGGCGCCCAGAGCCGCAGCCACTGGGTACATACTTGAGTGGCACCAAACATCCTTGCCggggccagccagccgcagcgggAGCTGGCAGGTGGAGCGGAACAGGAGTGCCACCAAGGCACTAATCCGAG AAAATATTGAGCCTTTCCAGCTGTACAATATCTCCGTGTACCCCTTGTATGCGGACACGGTGGGGCTGCCCCTGCACACAGCAGCCTATTCAAAAGAGAAGG CTCCATCACGTGCCCCTAAATTCCGCCTCAAGAGCGTTAGCAAGTCCCACGCCGAGCTCAGCTGGGACCCAGTCCCCATTGAGATGCAGAACGGCTTCATCACGAACTACACCATCTTctgggccagcaccgccggcgatGAGCTCC GTGCCGTTGTGAACACCTCCTTCACCACCTTCACCATCAGGGGCCTGCTGCCGTCGACGATGTACAAAGTGCACATAATGGCGTCCACAGCAGCCGGCAGCACCAACAGCACAACCCTGACGCTGGTGACCCCGGCGCTGG ATGGGAAAGAAATCCAGTATCTCCTCCTGTTCTTTGGCTTCTTGTGTGTCTTGCTCGTCGTATTCATCGTCTGCTTCCTGAAGAATCGGAG GGTGAAGAATCAGTTCTGGCCCAGCGTCCCGGACCCAGCTAACAGCAGCCTGGGCAAGTGGGTGCCAGCCGACCTACAGCAG GAGACTCTCCAGACAGCCGGTGCGAGGGAGCCTGGCCTGGTGACCATTTCTGACATCACAGTGCTCGAAAAAGGAGCCGAGAAGAAAGCACCGCTCTGGGGGAAGAAGGACCCTGTCCCAGCAACTGCTGGCAGCTTCCCGACCCTCCCCAAATCCTACATccaccccagcagctccggcctgCCGAGTGGCAGCAGAGCTCCGGGAGAGGGGAGGCCGGGCTCCTACGTCAACGGTGCTGGGGGCGTCCAGTACGCCAAGGTAGTTGCAGAAGGCTacaggggccagcagcagcacgtCCCATCTCCCCTCTACATCCGGTCCGACTCCACTCAGCCCCTGTTGAGCGAGTCGACGCCCAGCCCCAAGCCTTATGAGAACCTGTGGTTCCACGGGGCCCCACAGGCGGGGCTGCACTGCCAGAGTTCCCAGGAGGATGAGGCCTTCCTGGAGGAGCCGCTGATCGACTTCCCCCTGCTGCAGGGTCTGAAAATTGAGGGGGCCGAGGACCTGCATGACTTCCAGAGATTCTAG